One Fusarium poae strain DAOMC 252244 chromosome 4, whole genome shotgun sequence DNA window includes the following coding sequences:
- the NUO12 gene encoding Acyl carrier protein, mitochondrial (BUSCO:56664at5125), which produces MFRSAVLRSLRVAARPAAIRSFAAPRVASVAVPKIQSFQAVRFYSAGGALNKEEVEGRIMSLLQGFDKVNDVSNIKSSAHFANDLGLDSLDTVEVVMAIEEEFSIEIPDKDADSIHSVNQAVEYILNQPDAN; this is translated from the exons ATGTTCCGATCCGCCGTTCTCCGATCTCTCCGCGTCGCCGCCCGACCGGCCGCCATCCGCTCCTTCGCTGCTCCCCGCGTCGCTTCCGTTGCCGTCCCCAAGATCCAGAGCTTCCAGGCTGTGCGGTTCTACAGCGCCGGTGGTGCGctcaacaaggaggaggtCGAGGGCCGAATTATGAGCTTGTTGCAAGGCTTTGACAAG GTCAACGATGTTTCCAAC ATCAAGTCCTCCGCTCACTTCGCCAACGACCTCGGCCTCGACTCTCTTGACACTGTCGAGGTTGTCATGGCCATCGAGGAGGAGTTCAGCATTGAGATCCCCGACAAGGACGCCGACTCCATCCACTCCG TTAACCAGGCTGTTGAGTACATCCTGAACCAGCCCGACGCCAACTAA